The Acidobacteriota bacterium genomic interval GTCCTGAATCGATTGCCGCAGCTTGACCGGGTCAAACACGGAGATCACCTGGCGCGAGAACCGCTCCATGATGTAGCGGTAGTCGGTGCGGGTGCGCATGAACATGGAGCGAACCACGTTGTCGATCCAGTTGCTGATGGGTGGAAACACCAGCAGCAGCAGGACGATGAAAACATAGCTCACCGTTTGAGCGCGCTCGCCGAAGATCGGCGTCAGGAGTTCCTGCGACCGCAAGGCCAGAAACACGTACGTGCCGACAAGCAGGGTCGAGGCGAAAGTGTAAATGAGCGACTGGCGGAAAACCAGGCGGACGTCGAGAAACTGGTGACGAACGATGGCGTACGCGAAAAACCCCGCACCGGTCGTCATGGCCCCGATGCGAAGGAGAGTCCCGGGGCTGTCGCCCAGGTCGTGTTCCACGACGTAGGTGACAAGGTACGACAAGATGTACAGCCCGAGCCCGAGCCGCGTCCCCCACAGCACGGCACTCGTCTGACTAAGCAGCCTGGGGTTGGTGACGTACCGCCGGCCGGCCTCGAGAAGGTAAACCGCCACGACCACGTAGAAGACGTTGATCGTTCCGAATACCGATTGCTCATACGTGCGCAGCAGGCCGAGAAGGATCACCAGGCGTGAGAACAGGTAGGACAACGGGCCCAGGATGATGCTCAGGAAACCGCCCTCGGCCGCGGAGGCGGACAGGCTCTCGGCAATCTGGCTGAGCTCGCGAAACGACAGCACCAGCAGCAGGTGCATCAGTTGCGGAATCAGGATGACGAGGATCAACCGGGGTCGCCGCACCGTCCTGAGACGCTCTATGGGGAAGTGCAGGGAAAATACCACCAGCAGCGGGAAGAAGAATTCCCAGGCCAGGTAAAGGTTGTAAAAGGCGGTCTGGTCCAGCGGTTGACCGGCGCTCGTGTCCTGTAGCAGAATCGCTCCGAGAGCCATCGAGATGGGACCGAACCCGGCGAAAAACAGCATGGCCCCCGTGATCCGGTTGATCCGGTTGCTGATGTTGTCACGAGTGACCGTGATGGCCAGGAAAATGAGAAAGCCACCCGTCAGGAAATATGTCAGTGTTTTCAGCAGTTCGACGTTCATCGCCACAGAACCCTGGCGCCGGTTACCGGCTCAGATTATCTTGCTGATTGTAACCGCTGTTCCCCTGTCGCTTGTCTTGAAGTCGACCGAGTCCACGAGCGACCTCACGATAAAGATGCCGCGTCCCACTTCCTTGAGCAGGTTCTCCTCGGCAAGAGGGTCCTCAACGTTATCAGGGTCAAAACCGCCTCCCTGATCGGAGACGGTTATATGCACCTGGTCTTCACGTTTCTGGATCCGGATCGTCACTGTCTTGTCCGGTGAGGATTTGTTGCCGTGCAGCATGGCGTTGTTGACCAGTTCGGTGACGGAGATGGCAACATCGGCGATCACCGACTCGCCGGCGCCGTATCCCCGCAGCGTGGCTTCGAGAAAGGCGTCTACGTCCGTCAGGTACTCCTGGTCCGAGGGAACAACCATCGTGTCCCCAACGATTTTCGGTCTAGACATGTAGCTGGGTACTCCAAAAAAACAGGCAGACGGTCACCCGTCTACCTGGCGCTTTCGGGCATAGGTTCACTCACGGATCATCGTCATCTACTTGAAACTCTCGATGGCAGCGTCAACTGAATCATACGCCTCAAATACCGTTACCAGTTTGGTGATGGTAAGAAGGGACTGGATTTTATCAGTGACGTTGGCCAGTTTCAACACACCGTCGTTGTTTCTGAGCGTAGTGTACCCGGAGATCAATATCCCCAGGCCGGTGGAGTTCATCCAGTCCACCTTGCCCAGGTCAATGATTACCTGCTTCTTGCCCTGGTCAATGTACTCGTGGAGCTTGTCATGAAGAAGGCTTGCATCCGGCCCGCCCATGATCTTGCCCTTGGGTTCGAGGACGACAAAACCATCCTGTTCGCGATCAGTCAATCTCATGACGAAGGGTCTCCCGTGCAATAGTTTAATACGCAGGAACGCACGCCGGGTTTCCGAATGCATAGAACCCGCTAAGTTCTTAATTACCTTACTATTGCAGGACAAGTCAAGTCGTTTTTGTGCG includes:
- a CDS encoding ATP-binding protein, with protein sequence MSRPKIVGDTMVVPSDQEYLTDVDAFLEATLRGYGAGESVIADVAISVTELVNNAMLHGNKSSPDKTVTIRIQKREDQVHITVSDQGGGFDPDNVEDPLAEENLLKEVGRGIFIVRSLVDSVDFKTSDRGTAVTISKII
- a CDS encoding STAS domain-containing protein — encoded protein: MRLTDREQDGFVVLEPKGKIMGGPDASLLHDKLHEYIDQGKKQVIIDLGKVDWMNSTGLGILISGYTTLRNNDGVLKLANVTDKIQSLLTITKLVTVFEAYDSVDAAIESFK